The genomic interval GTAGATGACGGGACATAGTAGGTATTGATTACATCCCACGAGTCCCGGAGTCCGAGGCTGCCTTACTCAGCTGTGACAGCAGGAATCCAGGCATGGCTGGTGAATGAGTTATCTTGAGCTGCTTTTCTTGGGGGTGTATCCCTGGGCTAGATGGGTAGTCTCGGACGCGATGGAGGTCCGTGTGGGATAGGAGTCTTGCATTAAGAAGATCAGACGTCGTTTAGATTGGGGACTACTGCCGGGACTTTGTGCCATGGTGTTGGGACTAATAGGGGCCGAGACTGATTGGTGGGTTTGGTATAAGCTTTTTTTGAGTTGATTGCCCACGACTTTCATCCCGTTCCTCTGGAACGGTACCTTGAAGAATAGAAGGCCTCTCTCTCACAGGCTTGTACATCTGCTCTGGAGTCCTGGACTGGGTCCTTACTTCTTCTATCTGACTTGTCAGAAGAAAGCTTAATGCGCACGGGTTTCAGACGACTGGGGTCGTGTACCTTACGTGAAGCGCGCCAACGTTCTTGGATAGATTTTCTATTCTTGCGAGGAACGTGCTTTCTTGGGGGATTGAAGCGCATTGTGATCGTTGCGCGCGGGTCCGGGTTCACGGGACAGTCGGGCGCCCAACCCAGAGATGTGTGTTGATTGAACTCTGAGTGAGAGATTCGGGAGGATAGGGATTCATTGGCATTGAGAATGGGTAGTCGAAAGACAAGAAAcaaatagtacttttttggATATAAAGATGATAGAGTTCGCCCGTCCATTGGGCTTTTGAATTTGGTTCATCAGCAACAGCTTCCAAGAGCTTTCCCCAATAAGATCACAAAGAACTCTTTTTCGTTTCGTTTTACATCTTTTTGCTTGAACGACTGGGTCGTCTCATATGACAGCTGGTTCTATCAACATACCAAGAATATCCCATAGAGTAGAGCCAAGACTCTTCATCAAGTTCATCCCAACCGTTTTATTGTCATAGCCAAGACGCTATCAGCCACTTTCCCCCTCATCACGACCACCTCATCTCAAAGGGCACAGCCCACTTTACGAGCTAGCCCATACAATGTACATCCGAAACAACCTCCTTGTCTTGGCCCTCTGCCTCTCTACCCTCGGTCTGGCCTCGCCCACCACCAGCTCAAAGAGCGGTTCCAAGACGTCGCACAAGGGGAGCGGTGGTTCCTCCAAGGGCTCGAAAGCGCACTCTAGCGTCCCGGCTCATGCGCCAAAGGGCACTCCGGCGCCAGGTTCCGGATCCGGATCCGCAGCCagtggcggcggtggtggttcCGCAGCAGGCAACGGAACGACCTCCGGCGGCGCCAACACGGAGCTGCAGACGACGTTCCCAACGGCCAAGGGGTCGCAGAATATTGCAACCGTCAAGACCATTGCTGCGGGCCAGTCGTTTGACGGCGGGATGGTGATGTGGGATCGGAGTCCGAGTACCTGCAAGGGCCAGACTGAGGGCGGGAACAAGGACGCGGTGTTTATCCTCGAGGAAGGGGCTACGATTAGCAATGTGATTATTGGGCCTAATAATGGTGAGGGGATTCATTGTTTGGGGAGTTGTACCATCAACAACGTGTAAGTCAAGACCTCGCTGCCCCCCCCCTTTGACCTAGATGTTCTTTCCTCAAGTTCAGCCACTGACATTTTCTACGACAGCTGGTTCCAAAAAGTCTGCGAAGACGCCATCACGTTCCGCCAGACCTCGGGTACATCCTACGtcaacggcggcggcgcccaAGACGCGGCCGACAAGGTCCTCCAGCACGACGGCGGCGGGACCGTCGCCGTGAAGAACTACTTTTGCAAGAACTGCAGCAAAATGTACCGCAGCTGCGGGAACTGCAAGACGCAGGTGGCGCGGCACTCGACCTTTGACAATATCCGGCTCGACGGCGGGAAAGTGCTCAGCGGTGTCAACGGGAACTTGGGGGatgtgtcggattagaagtccaattcgaccgcggcatacagccgactgcgcaggggccaattaggggccctatttataattattatagccagcctaacctacggttaaaacctcctttttatacttattacgcagatatttatatagtttaattaatctcttcgttaactacggttcgaactaactaccttatattaggaatattaatactaattagtaatcaaattttattattataaattagtaaggtatctcgctacgtaaaagagacgacttcttaatattatataaaataagagatttatactaattaaccttacggaagtaaataaaaaaagaggcgatttttaaatactgtacggaattaaataatcgtagccctttattacttacgagaggtcgacgtttattacgttaaactatattaattaataaaactacttaaataactagccttttactatcgccctaagtagcttttttattaaataacttttttataaccggcccgtaattaaaaattaactagttaaattaataaaaaaaatacttacgtaacgactacttatttaattaattaatataacgaacgagcttaataatacggtataaaaaagcattacgtaattaaaaaaagggatttttaaacgtaaatattcttatttagtaataaaaataactttataagagttattaagctaagagatttataatatataaaaaagtttattattacgaggattttataaatataaccttaagcccgcgatttaaataacccctttataattcccttaattaccccctgggtattacttaaaaataaaatataagggatagtttaataagagaggAGGGAATTTAAAGGTCTTAAtagtatcgagttaagagtattacggatctcggaaattaacttaaaaaaaaagcggctattttaaaatagttttataactttttactaaagttattattaacttaaaaaaaggctaaaaggacgaggatctaaggagaaaagaattttttttttttaaagggctattaaaaggcttctttttatactagctcctagtatgagattactaattttaaaaaattaactaagtaataaaaaggattattaataagtaataattatttaactataattaagctacgaaaaagattatttaaaaaatataaaataaaataccgagaggctataaaaaataagatttttaagatatttaaccttattacgtacgagtaataagtaagtatttttaataagtttttaaaatttacgattttataaaaaagagagctTAATTttgttaattatacttaacggcttatatagtttttaatagcttatatagcttttttacgagctatttagcgtttatttttaactattcttacggaatactaccctaaaaaaagtaagttagggaaagaagctatttaaagattataaaaagtacgaggcttaagaagttaaaaatatacggggtagcggaaattaataattaataaagatcccgagactaattattatatctttttataataatataaacgtctaccgctattattataaaaaggaactattataacttacctttttatattaaataaaaaagaggatcttagtaagtacgataactagcgatttaaaaaggtagtaataattattaaaaataataaaaacgagaatagTAGCaagataataagaagaagtaggaatttcttagactttaataaattcgttaagtagtaaaagtatagatttattataactagtgcgCGGATtgaatatatccttattaaaattaaatacgctagtaattactaatataaatataagctagagcacgacccttagtaagttaaggtaaaaaaaaaaaaaaaacctaattcgaaatagaatcctaatcctttataagtaaataaatattaacccggattatcaaaggatataaatatataaaatcgcagattagcttaataataagtaaattaatataatattaatctatttaattaaggtttataaaaaaaaggggctataggggcaacccctattttataaaatcgtaaacgaccttagttactaactaaacgaatagtttacgagcgcaagcctaagaattataaaagtaattaataaattcctttatgggtaaggggtattattagtataattataattacaagagctatataaaatattaataacgataattataaaggaggaattcgtattatagaactaggcctaggttaataaagtatataattactttaacgaatttaaaaaaaaggtaaacgacctagatttcctttttataattactaacggaaatctattattataaaagaatatattagggtaaaatatagtattagaagtataataatgaataattctacttattttaatttataacttgttactattattaatacgaaattcggcgccgattagttaataaaaaaggaaataaacgacccgaagttattaataatacgtagcgacgtagggatcgtatataaatattaaaaatctagcagtaaatacgaagtaatttataaactttaaaaagatcttcttaaaagagaaattatattctaaggggaagtataaggttttataaaaaaccctaacgatattttataattattataaaaaagtcagaattagggaatattaatactatttagtaattaatattatattcgtaaataaagcctctaattattattacgaagcggtgcgtaatcttaattaaaataacttttttagtataattaatataatctaaagccgctttaagacttataataagaacctagagctcttatttaagctataagcgattttttatatatttatagctaggataatagagggtaaatcgtaagtaaagatctttaaagagcttatcgatcgaattaataagctagcgaaaacctagttaaataaggggataaataagtaaaaagttaaatatttttataccgtaatttagtatatattaaaaataaaaataaccctatattaagtatctaaaaactacgaaacgctttacttaaagctaagatctagttttaatattaaggcgagaatactatattaaacctacctctaggtatataacggcccttattaataatattaagtcgattaaatatataatcaaaaaagaaaagaggctagatatagtaatcgctaataaagaggcctaaattcgttaaataagtaaagatttaacttacgaatagggtaataaaaaaggtaatattatatttataaaaaggatagatattagttaaataactattctaaagaagagcgtattaaattatataaataatacaaAAAGtcgagagtagtaaatagtaaaactagccctcgttagtttaactaattttttattatatataagggtagatccgggggtacggaacttagtaatagtaactaaaatagcggcttaaagtatataccccttataaaaaatttagaaaataaggaagatcttacctcctatactaacgaattaaattataataaaa from Colletotrichum lupini chromosome 2, complete sequence carries:
- a CDS encoding pectate lyase A — encoded protein: MYIRNNLLVLALCLSTLGLASPTTSSKSGSKTSHKGSGGSSKGSKAHSSVPAHAPKGTPAPGSGSGSAASGGGGGSAAGNGTTSGGANTELQTTFPTAKGSQNIATVKTIAAGQSFDGGMVMWDRSPSTCKGQTEGGNKDAVFILEEGATISNVIIGPNNGEGIHCLGSCTINNVWFQKVCEDAITFRQTSGTSYVNGGGAQDAADKVLQHDGGGTVAVKNYFCKNCSKMYRSCGNCKTQVARHSTFDNIRLDGGKVLSGVNGNLGDVSD